In Brachionichthys hirsutus isolate HB-005 chromosome 5, CSIRO-AGI_Bhir_v1, whole genome shotgun sequence, a single genomic region encodes these proteins:
- the uba2 gene encoding SUMO-activating enzyme subunit 2: protein MVNLVGSLRKELADSISTCDVLMVGAGGIGCELLKNLVLTGFKNIEVIDLDTIDVSNLNRQFLFQKKHVGKSKAQVARESALQFCPTANITAYHDSIMNPDYNVEFFRKFVLVMNALDNRAARNHVNRMCLAADIPLIESGTAGYLGQVTVIKKGMTECYECQPKPTQKTFPGCTIRNTPSEPIHCIVWAKYLFNQLFGEEDADQEVSPDTADPEAQWNSETVARATATEKDGDIKRVSTKEWARSTGYDHIKLFNKLFKDDIMYLLTMDKLWKKRKAPIPLDWQRLQDSACPQGNSPVSGLKDQQVLGVWGYCQLFQRSVESLRSQLNEKGEAAELVWDKDDHPAMDFVTAAANLRMHIFSMNMKSRFDVKSMAGNIIPAIATTNAVIAGLIVLEALKILSGQLESCRTIFLNKHPNLRKKLLVPCVLDPPSTNCYVCVNKPEATVKLNVQTTTILFLQDRIMKERFGMVAPDVQIEDGKGTILISSEEGETEANNNKYLCDFGICNGSRLQVDDFLQDYNLLINILHAEKLGRDVEFEVVGDAPDKAPPTQTNQEEVNSITNGNKDSAQPSTSSMAAPSEADDIMLVESDEENETVSLSPAATAAGTKRKLSDAETGEAFNKRSRMDQSGAAGAAINVDDDDDILVLD, encoded by the exons ATGGTCAATCTGGTGGGTTCCCTCCGAAAAGAGCTGGCCGACTCCATCTCCACCTGCGATGTGCTGATGGTGGGAGCGGGAGGGATCGGCTGCGAGTTGCTGAAGAACCTTGTCCTCACCGGCTTCAAAAATATCGAAGTG ATTGACTTGGACACAATTGATGTCAGCAACCTGAACCGTCAATTCCTCTTCCAGAAGAAACATGTTGGCAAGTCTAAAGCACAG GTGGCCAGGGAGAGCGCCTTGCAGTTCTGTCCCACTGCAAACATCACTGCCTACCATGATAGCATCATGAA CCCTGACTACAATGTGGAGTTCTTTAGGAAATTTGTGCTGGTGATGAATGCCCTGGATAACAGAG CGGCGCGTAATCATGTGAACAGGATGTGTTTGGCAGCCGACATCCCGCTGATAGAGAGTGGCACGGCTGGATACCTGGGTCAAGTCACAGTCATAAAGAAG GGAATGACGGAATGCTATGAGTGCCAACCTAAGCCCACGCAGAAGACTTTCCCAGGATGCACTATAAGAAACACCCCATCTGAGCCCATTCATTGTATAGTCTGGGCAAAGTATCTCTTCAA TCAATTATTTGGCGAGGAAGATGCAGATCAAGAGGTGTCACCTGACACGGCAGACCCGGAGGCTCAAT GGAATTCAGAGACGGTGGCTCGCGCCACGGCCACAGAAAAGGACGGGGACATCAAGCGAGTCTCCACCAAGGAATGGGCCCGTTCCACAGGATACGACCACATCAAGCTTTTCAATAAG CTTTTCAAAGATGACATCATGTATCTGCTCACCATGGACAAGCtgtggaagaagaggaaagctCCGATTCCTCTGGACTGGCAGCGTCTCCAGGACAGCG CATGTCCTCAGGGGAATTCTCCGGTTTCCGGTCTGAAGGACCAGCAGGTTCTGGGTGTTTGGGGTTACTGCCAGCTCTTCCAGCGCAGCGTGGAGAGTCTCCGCTCACAGCTGAACGAGAAGGGAGAAGCCGCCGAGCTCGTGTGGGACAAG GACGACCACCCGGCTATGGACTTTGTTACTGCCGCAGCCAACCTCCGCATGCACATCTTTAGCATGAACATGAAGAGTCGCTTTGATGTGAAAT cCATGGCTGGTAACATCATCCCAGCTATTGCTACAACCAACGCCGTCATCGCTGGACTCATTGTGCTGGAGGCGTTGAAGATCCTGTCTGGACAGCTGGAATCTTGTCGCACA ATCTTTCTCAACAAGCATCCCAACCTCAGGAAGAAGCTGTTGGTCCCGTGTGTCCTTGACCCCCCCAGTACTAACTGCTATGTCTGCGTCAACAAACCTGAAGCCACAGTCAAACTTAACGTCCAGACAACCACTATCCTCTTTCTGCAGGACAGG aTCATGAAGGAGAGGTTTGGCATGGTAGCTCCAGACGTCCAGATAGAGGATGGAAAAGGGACCATCCTCATctcttcagaggaaggagaaacagaAG ccaacaacaacaaatatttgtgtGATTTTGGGATCTGTAATGGCAGCCGTCTCCAAGTTGATGACTTCCTTCAAGACTACAATCTTCTCATTAATATCCTTCACGC TGAGAAACTCGGGCGAGATGTCGAGTTTGAAGTAGTGGGAGATGCCCCAGACAAAGCTCCGCCCACGCAGACCAATCAGGAAGAGGTTAACAGCATCACCAACGGCAACAAGGACTCTGCGCAGCCGTCCACATCCTCTATGG cagctccatcagaGGCCGATGACATCATGCTTGTTGAATCCGACGAGGAGAATGAAACTGTGTCTTTAAGCCCAGCGGCAACGGCTGCCGGCACCAAGAGGAAGCTCTCGGATGCAGAAACGGGCGAGGCCTTCAACAAGCGCTCACGGATGGACCAatcaggtgcagcaggtgccgCCATCAAtgttgatgatgacgatgacatTCTGGTTCTGGACTAA